In Carassius gibelio isolate Cgi1373 ecotype wild population from Czech Republic chromosome B19, carGib1.2-hapl.c, whole genome shotgun sequence, one DNA window encodes the following:
- the LOC127979610 gene encoding armadillo-like helical domain-containing protein 2 — MKTTFRFEKKLFAKCFETGRRMPRLLSSLYDNYIKPYFSSGLERPDRSHKNKILEAGRLIRNTLLPVAVRAGAARDIGILSYTGGYEHAAQAADNYMASMMELLKTPGLMDQHVIQLLEGLSAICYLHIANQNKAQALGLPDTLLEFVAPTSKLSFTSQRWSCYLLNILCCHNIPIICHLKDSEALQSNLEKLASLDWEKWPLNYAQELIRALGFRQSSMKDALHEEDELKGHTSTKSGHMLVNMHINYRY, encoded by the exons ATGAAAACAACGTTCCGttttgaaaaaaaactttttgcaaaGTGTTTCGAGACAGGCAGACGCATGCCTCGGCTCCTCTCCTCATTGTACGACAATTACATCAAGCCTTATTTTTCCTCTGGCCTGGAAAGACCAGACAGAAGCCACAAAAATAAGATCCTCGAGGCTGGTCGACTGATCCGGAATACGCTGCTGCCCGTGGCGGTGAGAGCAGGCGCAGCTCGGGACATCGGGATATTAAGTTACACAG GAGGTTATGAACATGCAGCTCAAGCAGCAGACAACTACATGGCAAGCATGATGGAGCTCCTGAAAACACCAGGCCTTATGGATCAGCACGTCATTCAACTTCTTGAAGGCCTCAGTGCAATCTGCTATCTCCACATCGCCAACCAAAACAAAGCACAAGCACTTGGGCTCCCAGACACCCTGCTCGAGTTTGTAGCTCCAACCAGCAAACTCTCCTTTACATCACAGCGCTGGAGCTGCTACCTTCTCAACATCCTCTGTTGCCACAATATCCCAATCATCTGCCACCTCAAGGACTCAGAGGCCCTGCAGTCCAATCTGGAGAAACTGGCGAGTCTGGACTGGGAGAAATGGCCATTAAACTACGCTCAGGAGCTTATCAGGGCTTTAGGATTCCGGCAGAGCTCGATGAAAGATGCTTTGCATGAGGAAGATGAGCTGAAGGGCCACACTTCCACTAAGAGTGGTCACATGTTAG TGAACATGCACATTAACTACAggtactga
- the gmnn gene encoding geminin: MSSIRRPKHAENSSENIKKFFVVPTSGVGSGRRTLKVLQPSAVNKNLGRIENGKAVPKRKMWSAEQAKGSKRVKAEVAVKSTSPEDENQPEGVTQEAYELMIQETPGSSYWKEVAEERRKALFSVLQENEKLHKDIEAKDEQIAQLKSENEELQELAQHVQHMADMIERLTGKSPDSLEELREIAFDAEEEDEEQHGDESEADESQDSVEHGTEPSHDHNVPHKDNSATEES, translated from the exons ATGAGCTCCATCAGAAGACCCAAGCATGCAGAGAATTCCTCTGAAAACATCAAG AAGTTCTTTGTAGTACCAACATCTGGAGTGGGATCAGGGAGGAGGACCCTGAAAGTCCTTCAGCCGTCTGCTGTCAATAAGAACCTTGGTCGTATTGAG AATGGCAAAGCAGTTCCAAAGAGAAAGATGTGGAGTGCTGAGCAGGCGAAGGGATCGAAGAGGGTTAAAGCAGAGGTGGCTGTCAAGTCCACAAGTCCAGAGGATGAAAACCAGCCTGAGGGGGTCACGCAAGAGGCCTATGAGCTCATGATCCAAG aaactcCAGGGTCATCCTACTGGAAGGAGGTAGCAGAAGAGAGGAGAAAAGCCCTGTTCAGTGTTCTCCAAGAGAATGAAAAG TTGCACAAAGACATTGAAGCCAAAGACGAACAGATTGCTCAGCTGAAGAGTGAAAATGAGGAGTTGCAGGAGCTGGCACAGCATGTACAACACATGGCTGACATGATTGAA AGATTAACTGGTAAGAGTCCAGACAGTCTAGAGGAGCTGCGTGAAATAGCGTTTGATGctgaagaggaagatgaggaacAACATGGGGATGAGAGCGAAGCAGATGAGAGCCAGGACAGTGTTGAACATGGGACCGAACCGTCACATGACCATAATGTGCCACATAAGGATAATTCCGCAACAGAAGAAAGCTGA
- the cb19h6orf62 gene encoding uncharacterized protein C6orf62 homolog translates to MGDPNSRRNQTRNRLRAQLRKKRESLADQFDFKIYIAFVFKEKKKKSALFEVAEVVPVMANNYEENILKGVKDTSYSLESSLELLQKDVVQLHAPRYQSMRRDVIGCTQEMDFILWPRNDIEKIVCLLFSRWKGAEHEPFRPVQAKFEFHHGDYEKQFLHAVGRKDKAGMVMNNPNQSVFLFVDRQHLQTPKTKLTVFKLCSLCLYLPQDQLTCWGVGDIEDHLRPYMPD, encoded by the exons ATGGGAGACCCAAATTCTCGCCGGAATCAAACAAGAAACCGACTCCGCGCCCAGCTGCGGAAGAAACGGGAATCTCTGGCCGATCAGTTCGACTTCAAGATCTACATTGCCTTTGTGTTTAAGGAAAAG AAAAAGAAGTCCGCTCTCTTCGAAGTAGCTGAGGTGGTACCTGTGATGGCCAACAACTATGAGGAAAATATCCTTAAAGGCGTGAAGGATACGAGCTACTCCTTAGAGAGTTCTCTAGAGCTTCTCCAGAAAGATGTGGTGCAGTTACACGCGCCTCGTTACCAGTCGATGCGTAGA GATGTGATCGGTTGTACCCAGGAGATGGACTTTATCCTTTGGCCCCGCAATGATATTGAGAAGATTGTCTGTCTCCTGTTCTCCAGATGGAAAGGGGCTGAACATGAACCATTCAGGCCTGTTcag GCCAAGTTTGAGTTTCATCATGGAGACTATGAAAAGCAGTTTTTGCATGCTGTTGGTCGGAAGGACAAGGCTGGGATGGTTATGAACAACCCCAATCAGTCCGTCTTTCTCTTTGTGGACAGACAGCACTTACAG ACTCCAAAAACCAAGCTCACAGTTTTCAAGTTGTGCAGCCTCTGTCTCTACCTGCCACAGGATCAGCTCACCTGTTGGGGGGTTGGCGACATTGAGGATCACCTCCGTCCATACATGCCTGACTAG